In the Actinomycetota bacterium genome, TCTTCAAGGGCGACGCCCCGACCGTGCTGGTCGGGTTCGGATTCGGTGGAGCGCTGCTGGCGATGTTCATGCGGGTCGGCGGCGGTATCTTCACCAAGGCCGCCGACGTGGGCGCCGACCTGGTCGGCAAGGTCGAGCAGGGAATCCCTGAGGACGACCCCCGCAACGCAGCGACCATCGCCGACAACGTGGGCGACAACGTCGGCGACTGCGCCGGTATGGCGGCCGACATCTTCGAGTCGTACGAGGTGACCCTGGTCGCCGCGCTGATCCTCGGCTTCACCGCTTACAGCACGTTCGGCGCCCGCGGCGCCGCCATCGGCGTCATGTTCCCGCTGTTCGTGCGGGCCATCGGCGTCATCACCTCGATCATCGGCATCTACCTGGTCAACCCCCGCAGCGAATCCGAGAGCGGCATCAAGTCGATCAACCGGGGCTTCTTCTACTCCGGCATCCTGTCGGCTCTGCTGGTCTTCCTGCTGACCTACCTCTACTTCAAGCCCAACGGCGAGGTCGACTGGGCGCCTGCCTGGGCGGTCACGTTAGGACTGGTCCTGGCAGCGGTAATCCACTACCTCACCGAGTACTACACCTCGACCGAGAAGAAGCCGGTCAAGGAGATCGCAGCGGCGACCCAGACCGGTCCCGCAACCACAATCATCTCCGGCTTCGCATTCGGCCTCGAGTCCACGGTTTGGTCGATTGTGGCCATCGCCGGCGCCATCGGCGGGGCGTTCCTGCTCGGCGGGGGCGACGAGGCCAAGGCGCTGTACATGATCGCCCTGACCGGTATGGGCATGCTGACGACCGTCGGAGTCATCGTCTCGATGGACACCTTCGGCCCGATCGCCGACAACGCCCACGGCGTTGCCGAGATGTCCGGGGGCCTCGGCGGCAAAGCCGACGAGATCATGGCCAGCCTGGACGCAGTCGGCAACACCACCAAAGCAATCACCAAGGGCATGGCAATCGCCACCGCCGTCATCGCCGCCACCTCGCTGTTCGGGTCCTTCCGGGACTCGGTCATCGATGTCGGAGGCGAGATGTTCCGGGACTTCGCGGTCCGGATCGACCGGCCGGAGGTCCTAATCGGGCTTCTGATCGGTGGAGCGGTCCCGTTCCTGTTCTCCTCGCTTACCATCTCGGCCGTAGGCCGCACCGCCTTTGCAGTGGTGCAGGAGGTGCGCCGCCAGTTCCGGGAGCACCCCGGGATCATGGACTACACCGAGAAGCCCAACTACGCCCGGGTGGTCGACATCGTGACCAAGGCGTCGCTGCAGGAGCTGGCAACCCCTGGCCTGCTGGCGGTCCTCACCCCGATCCTCGTGGGCTTCGCCCTGGGGGCCGAGGCGCTGGGCGCATTCCTGGCCGGAGTCATCCTCTGCGGCCAGCTGCTGGCGGTCATGCTCAGCAACTCCGGTGGAGCCTGGGACAACGCCAAGAAGCTGGTTGAAGAGGGCGCCTACGGTGGCAAGGGCTCCAGCTCGCACGAGGCCGCCGTCATCGGCGACACCGTGGGGGACCCGTTCAAGGACACCGCCGGCCCGGCGCTGAACCCGCTCATCAAGGTGATGAACCTGGTAGCAGTGCTGGTTGCGGTCCCCGTCGTGACGATCATCAACGTCGAGCCGGACCCCACGGTGCGGTACGCGGTGGTGTTGATCTCGGCAGCGATCCTGGCCTGGACCCTGAGAGCGTCCAGCCGCCGCCAGGTGGAGGGCATGAACACCGCCGGCGCGGAGGCGTCCGACCTGGCGTAGTAAGCGCAGTCAAATAAGGAGGCCGCCGGGCAACCGGCGGCCTCTGTCGTTAAATCGCGCCCTTGCCACACCCCGTGGCATTCGTCAGCGACCGGCACAGCCCATCCATGGTTTGCGGG is a window encoding:
- a CDS encoding sodium-translocating pyrophosphatase, yielding MPGPLYLAVEGGSIDVQLDSFEQMSLYIILGISVLALLVAGYFAKQVLAAPRGTEKMIEISDAIQEGSRAYLKRQFSTLSIFVVILTLGLFFLPVGEVSGNAGTVKIARSIAFLLGAGFSASIGFVGMTLAVKANVRVANAAQESQKRALTIAFRAGGVCGMFTVGLGLLGAAAIFLIFKGDAPTVLVGFGFGGALLAMFMRVGGGIFTKAADVGADLVGKVEQGIPEDDPRNAATIADNVGDNVGDCAGMAADIFESYEVTLVAALILGFTAYSTFGARGAAIGVMFPLFVRAIGVITSIIGIYLVNPRSESESGIKSINRGFFYSGILSALLVFLLTYLYFKPNGEVDWAPAWAVTLGLVLAAVIHYLTEYYTSTEKKPVKEIAAATQTGPATTIISGFAFGLESTVWSIVAIAGAIGGAFLLGGGDEAKALYMIALTGMGMLTTVGVIVSMDTFGPIADNAHGVAEMSGGLGGKADEIMASLDAVGNTTKAITKGMAIATAVIAATSLFGSFRDSVIDVGGEMFRDFAVRIDRPEVLIGLLIGGAVPFLFSSLTISAVGRTAFAVVQEVRRQFREHPGIMDYTEKPNYARVVDIVTKASLQELATPGLLAVLTPILVGFALGAEALGAFLAGVILCGQLLAVMLSNSGGAWDNAKKLVEEGAYGGKGSSSHEAAVIGDTVGDPFKDTAGPALNPLIKVMNLVAVLVAVPVVTIINVEPDPTVRYAVVLISAAILAWTLRASSRRQVEGMNTAGAEASDLA